One window of the Anoplolepis gracilipes chromosome 9, ASM4749672v1, whole genome shotgun sequence genome contains the following:
- the LOC140669386 gene encoding uncharacterized protein translates to MTAFYQKIQYSELCKSQDNLNRLTTMPPSNELNPTLTRNNEEMGKNLLNAKNDIALKEEIQKNSDFTSDFKSTIDSCNKSAPASLKRLTDQHKQFVTMCKQELGSSDLPMDFDRWTLKEQYDHLINNTSKYFPNIPESLRFILPATFEDGDCDRPANERPDWLDIDKFYRGQQFAMRYYCSLSISMLTSLLLLFCFADGLKPMILTQKSNTPYRAFKRNLSTIRRLRNWFTSDPWCEGTQAYHDIQTVRSLHRTMRQKLCNTSDDQIDQASRIPNIKCPAIQTIVRDFADTCPTAKNWQCPYTMSKMKGLNQGDMSGMQFISMGLLVLYPKQFGVYDASAEDLETFCHLWRGFGYLLGIEDQYNFCRGNLQDVRQRTEDFIEHWVKPNFVTVTAEWEHLSMCLCKGANAIGCNLNSYKVILLYLCDIIKLNMPRLYKSLSLSERITYVQLKFLFRLMKLPGIRRVLNAMFHKNVNQAAAFGPKKLAKLKEKSARIVPELVEQI, encoded by the exons ATGACAGCTTTCTATCAAAag ATTCAGTACTCGGAACTTTGCAAATCTCAAGACAATTTGAATCGTCTCACAACAATGCCGCCATCAAACGAATTGAACCCTACGTTGACGAGAAACAATGAAGAAATGGGTAAGAATTTGTTGaatgcaaaaaatgatattgCTCTCAAAGAAGAGATCCAAAAGAACAGCGATTTCACGAGCGACTTTAAATCTACTATTGATAGTTGCAACAAGTCGGCTCCTGCTTCATTAAAGCGCCTCACTGATCAGCACAAGCAATTCGTAACAATGTGCAAACAGGAACTCGGCAGCAGCGATTTGCCGATGGATTTCGATCGATGGACACTCAAAGAGCAATATGATCATCTCATAAACAACACTAGCAAATATTTTCCGAACATACCCGAATCCCTGAGATTCATTTTGCCGGCGACCTTCGAGGATGGAGACTGCGATCGACCGGCGAATGAGAGGCCTGATTGGTTAGATATAGACAAGTTTTATCGCGGACAACAATTCGCCATGCGTTATTATTGTAGCCTGTCCATAAGCATGCTGACGAGTCTACTACTACTATTCTGTTTTGCTGACGGATTGAAACCGATGATCCTCACCCAGAAGTCTAACACGCCATATCGCGCCTTCAAGCGCAACTTGTCAACAATTAGACGTCTTAGAAATTGGTTTACAAGCGATCCTTGGTGCGAAGGGACGCAGGCATACCACGACATCCAGACGGTACGAAGCCTGCATCGTACCATGAGACAGAAATTATGCAACACAAGCGACGATCAAATTGATCAAGCCAGCAGGATTCCAAATATAAAGTGTCCGGCGATTCAGACGATCGTGAGAGACTTTGCGGACACGTGTCCAACAGCGAAAAACTGGCAATGTCCGTACACGATGTCAAAGATGAAGGGTTTGAATCAGGGTGATATGTCAGGCATGCAATTTATCAGCATGGGTCTTCTAGTACTCTATCCGAAGCAATTTGGAGTGTATGATGCCAGCGCCGAAGACTTGGAAACGTTCTGTCATCTCTGGCGCGGGTTTGGCTATCTACTGGGTATCGAGGATCAATATAACTTCTGTCGTGGCAATTTGCAAGACGTACGTCAACGTACTGAAGACTTTATCGAGCATTGGGTAAAACCAAACTTCGTCACAGTGACGGCAGAATGGGAGCACCTATCCATGTGTCTTTGTAAAGGCGCAAATGCAATCGGTTGTAACTTAAACAGTTACAAAGTGATTCTGCTTTACCTATGTGACATAATTAAGCTCAATATGCCTCGTTTGTATAAGTCTCTCAGTTTATCGGAAAGAATAACGTACGTGCAATTGAAATTTCTATTCCGTTTGATGAAATTGCCAGGTATTCGTCGCGTTTTGAACGCGATGTTTCACAAAAATGTGAATCAAGCGGCAGCCTTCGGACCTAAAAAACTTGCCAAACTTAAAGAGAAGTCAGCCAGAATCGTCCCAGAACTTGTCGAACAAATTTAA